One Cydia fagiglandana chromosome 5, ilCydFagi1.1, whole genome shotgun sequence genomic window, GGACGTTCGACCCGTCACTCATCCTATCAAGGAAATTGAGAGTGAAATCGTCCAAGTCAACGCTGTAGCAGTAATTGCCTCACGAATGTCATCATTACAAGAGACTAATGTCTAGTGAATTACAAAATTATAGTCGATACTTACACGCATAGCTCTTCGCAGAGCGGTTGGGCGCCGACTAGAAAATGCCAGCGGCCACTCACGTCTCGACCAGCCTTAGCTTCAacgaactaaaaaaaattaactttttTAAAGTACGAGTATTaagctaattttacggtttaactCACGTATCTCACTCACTCGCTCAGTCACATgtgcgacatgtttcggaggaTACGCGGCGCATGGCTATCGTGAACGTTACTCATGATGCACTGTTATGAGTAAAATGAAGACATAGGCtgtccgaaacatgtcgcgtaaGTGACTAAAAATAGCTTAATATTATCATGAGTCACGACACCACCTCACGACAGTTTAAATCCGATCTTTGTAAAGTTTTCTGCTGTTTGAACTCATGAAAAATATATGTTGAGATTTGTTCCAAGTTATTATTTAGGGAAAGATAATTACCTATTTGTGGCGAACCTTTTCGGGATATTTGAAATTGCATAGGTAGCCTTTAGGtactatgatattttatatgtagataagccatacaataacatatcaagcGAAAAAAATGATACCAACCAATGCTGCCAACGACACGGCAGCATTAGTTACAATTTGTTTACAACTTCATACGCAAATGCGTAAAAGAGACGGCACAATTAAAagaatacctaagtaaaaaagagACGGCTAATGTTTGTCACTTGCGCGTGAATTTGGTAAATCAGTGATACCACCATAACACGACGGCAAACAGTAAATATGGCGCAAAGCGTAaaacttattaagaaaaaaatatatcaaagactaagatgtttgacagaaggtgcaaatcattttaatgcagttttgtacTCGCTACCGAAGCAAAAAGTTTTCATATttagttatgtaaataaaagatattatattatactctttattcatcatttttcttatactataaaaacattttgacaaaaagcaaactcaataacaacaaaatcctttattttatagatggtcaagcaaatcttgtcagtagaaaaaggcgcgaaattcaaattttctatgagacgctatcccttcgcgcctacatttttcaaatttgccgcctttttctactgacaagatctgcttgaccaagtatactaacaattttatgttattaataattgttactgtgTGAGAAAAGGAAATGCCtgacaataaatactaattttgtagtaatctttgtataaacagcaatatacctatttacttaattgacgCGACCCGGACAATAATATGGCCAATAATAATCTTTAATTTGCCAATtgttgtacttaaatacaagaaaaaatgcGATCAAGTAAAAAACTTCAATATTAAAGTTGGaatttaagtatatttctttttttatttgtgtacgAAAAGCACCAAACAATGAATGCAACTTACCATGACGCGTCTGCTATGATAATCTATGTACGCAGTTGGTGCGTCCTTGTCATTCTCGCTGATGAGAACATAAACTTATCTCGTTCTGTCAGCCGGCGAAAATGGCGGCTGGGtttatttaattcaagattAAACCGAAGAAAAACGGGTTATTTCAGCTTTTACTTACCAATGATATGTGACGCCGTCAATTTTTTTGCGCTTCCGCGGATAATTTGAGCATTTCAACATAACGCAGGTCGGCATTTTGTTGCTTAATACACGTTATTTGTGGAAAAGTATTAACCGGTGTACACCTTCGCGCTTGCGTCAGGCAGACTGAGACAAACTCGTACACATGACACGAGGTGAGTGCTTCACTTTTGGAGCGTGTATAACacatctacatataaaatatcatagttTAGGTAGCAATATTTTAACTActcgaaaaaaatataaaataataccgGCCGCGTAggcaacatgccaatcgctaacgctccgtagcgatcgaaacgcaacgtcactgttgcactaatatagaagagtgatagagagacacaaagggTTTTCTTAgtcgtagcgatagcgattgtcaccttggctaggctgaCAGGGCAGAAATACTTGTTCCAATAGATTTTTGCGAAAATGTAGGAAGAAATACTCACTTTCATTTTAGATTGGCATACTTCCACTTTGATGGGATCCTTATTAGCCATGCACCCTCTAGCGTCGCCAAGTCCACCCATCATCAAGAACAATGCATTTCTCACCTGCAGATACGGGAAAGAAATATTTCTTTTAATTGATGGTTACTCGACGGACTAACTATCAGAGAATTACTTATGGGTGTTTTTAGAAAAAATGGtatcatttacttttttttcgaacAATCATCAAATTTTGGGTTATTTAGTCACAGAATCATGTgtactattgaatgagacaaagaaaaatagtcaccccagtttttcatacaaattttgtagtgtcagttttgtaacagTTCATAATACaaaatgcgttacaaaactggcatttttttttcgagacacatttttttttgttcttaaattgatagtcctcgtgattctgagtagaaataatccAAAAGATAATGGATTTTCTAAAAAGGAAATGGTACATTTTTGAGTGAAAATGGCCTTTGCTTCATGTGCAATAAGGACCTTCATATCAGAATTTCAGTTAAAAAGGACCTTCAGTgatgaaaacaaaaataaactaagAAAAACTTGGTTGAATATCCCAAACATTCTTCTGAATCTACTCGGTTAAACTGTCAACTTACCGTAGCATTGTTTTGCAGTAAGTGTTCGATGTATTCGTGGGGATAGTTCGGTACTTCCTCGCAGATGCTGTGGTTCTGACAATACTCGGGAATCTCCGGTTCGAAACTCGGCAGGACCATCGTTGGTTCTAGATTcgaatttgacattttagtaTAGAGAAGAGATAGTCAGACCAAGGTAACTCTGCGTGGCACTTGCAATGACAGTGTGGTCCTTAATGTAAAaattgtatgtacctaaatatcTCGGATGACACTTTCAAAGTTGGTGCAGAATTGCCTTAGACGGAATCAACTATTTTCTAAAGAGGTACATATGAAGCTAcgctttcccgcactagtgcgataatttgGTAGCACATTTCGTAGACTATGTcaaaagggccatatgtactacctagccttaccacgagtttgacactgcAAATTCGCTAACGTATGCACACAGCGTACCTAACTTACTTTCTAATACATCTCGTTCATAGTATTATACTAATACCACTATATAGTGGTAACACAAACTCGTGATAAGGCTACTGGCGTATGATGGATGagtttatccacgtgataaaatgataaaataaccGTCACTTATTAAGAAATAAAAGTGACGGACACTCTCTTTATCACacagacaagaacgaccatcacaTCCGTACAGGAGCCCGAtaatgattttaatttcttgttctgCAGGcatattatggatcgctttatccacgtgataaaataactgtcaattTTAACTCCACGGGAtagacaccgttttatcacgctgtcaagtagacaaaaacgaccatcatatacGTACAGTAGCCcgataataattttaatttcttgttctgCAGGcatattatggatcgctttatccacgtgataaaataactgtcacttttaacTCCACGGGAtagacaccgttttatcacgctgtcacgtagacaaaaacgaccatcattaTCCGTactgaaactgttatgtatttgaTCTGGACAGATCAAATCCATAAAACTCTCAAAATAAGAAATGAAAATCAGAATCGGGCTCCAGGTCAAACAACTATATTGCTTTGAGTTTTTTTGAGACGGAAATCGGTAATCGATCAAGGCAAGCCTTAATTTACAAAAAATGCTAAAGTGACATTACTCGGTAATTAACTTCAGTTCCGCCTTTAAAAGTGTGAGTGTTGCAGTTGGAATTAaatgtactttttagggttccgtagttaacTAGCAatcatgtccgtctgtctatctgtacgaggctttgctccgtgacggaaagctgcaatttggcatggatatataaaaaaaatatggtaacTCCCCTACACGTAAAATGGGGATGTAATTTTTCGCTTCAAACTTATAGTGTGGGGTATCGttggataggttaggttagtctGTAACGATTTATGAAACAATCGATATTCCTAagtatatggggcattatctacgaaaagggaccttattgtagtgatgcttacgccgcacagagtcgcgcggcattgtatttatctCGGAGCATTAATTAATAATGgcataagcgccatcgacaataaggtcccttttcatagataacgtcacatatactgTATAAGAATGAGATGGTACATGGTAAGGGCTTACCTGAATCTGGTAATTTTCTATGTTCGTTAATAGACCGATCGTGCTGCAAAGCTCTTGATGATCCAAGCATCTAAATAATTGAAAAACTTTAAATCAGGGTAGGTACCTTAAATTTCCGTTCACTGACTATACACgactattatattttacttaattGTTGTATTTCTACATTACTATTTATACGTACTTAATATGCATTTAAAAGTTTACAGTTAAATGAAACTTTTCTGATGTAAGATATAAATAGTGGACGATACCGAATTTTGAAAAGGGGAATTTTAACGCAAATTGTTTTTGAAGAATTCATAAATTATCAACAAAAAAACTTACAACAATGAGCAAAGTGAAATGCATTTTTCCGTCAACAAAACGACACGCAACCCACGAGTacaaatttgatattaatacaaaaataaaagaacttccaatattataatattatcgcTTATCGACGAGTCATTGacgttaaaaatgttaaaatacgGGATTATTAATATTCATATCGATAACTTTATTCGATAAGGTCCAAATGTGTTCTATAAAATATATCGATATTATtaatggctacaaatataatgaccaccaaaaaatactttggtaccctaaataaaaaaatcatgcttaccaaaaaaaattactgaacaccaaaaaaataagccctaaaaatacaaaagtaccaccattttaattacgactgcacttcaaattgtattcaaataccaaatatattgaatgatcaccaaaaatcattaatgatcaccaaatcttgaagaccaaattaatgcgatattttcacctaaataaaccactatgattaccaaaaaatttatacatattaccaaataaagtaaactgatgccaaaattactagcccctctcgctcaaccccccgtagcccgcaccgcatacctgaacctaatctacttttctagtagcatttcgttatgctgctagaaaagtaagttaaattgctatcagttaagtgggttaggttaggttagcactgcgacccttacagaaacgaaatggtactagaaaagtaggttaggttaagtttcaACTGCTACCCATACAgatacgaaatgctactagaaaagtgggttaggttaggtttgaactgcgacctttacagaaacgaaatgatactagaaaagtgggttaggttaggtttgaactgcgacccttgcagaaaagaaatgctactagaaaagtgggttaggttaggtttaaactgcgacccttacagaaaagaaatgttactagaaaagtgggttaggttaggtttgaactgtgacctttacagaaacgaaatgctactagaaaagtgggttaggttaggtttgaactgcgacccttgcagaaaagaaatgctactagaaaagtgggttaggttaggttttaactgcgacccttacagaaacgaaatgctactagaaaagtgggttaggttaggttagaactgcgaattttacagaaataaaatgctactagaaaaaggtgacgaagtggattaattaatttaataggataACGATATTAACGATATATTAAGTATTtgcacatttttaattaaaatgtggtTACAATTATGGTGGTTATTATTTTTGGATTTACAGTGATTATTTTCGAGTCATTTGCTTTAaaaggatagcaagatttaaaaatttggttatcattttacattaaaatgaagttctaattttggtggtcatttactatttttgggtttacaatgattattttggtgtcattttctttaataggatagcaagatgtaaaaatttggttatcatttcacattaaaatggggtttgaaatttggtaatcatttactatttttgggttaataatgattagtttggtgtcatttcctttaaaaggatagtaaaatgtaataaaattggtaatcatttcacattaaaatggtgttataattttggtgatcattcattattttagggtggtaaaatagatttttttggtattaaattttattaaatctggtgatcagttaaatagcagccattaTTAATACTAATTCGGTGACCCACGAAacagagcctaccgcgaactacgttcgacgtgttgcatctctgtcgcacttgtagataaattcgtacgtaagtgtgacagggagacaacacgtCCAACTTcgttcgcggtaagcccccgGGGATAGCTCGCAAAGCTATGTGGGTAGAATACAATCAACTTGCAGTGCTACATCTGAGGGCCTTCCGCGAatccgcgaaacacgaaaatcgaaatttcgttatctgcctctctatcgctcttgcatagtgaaacgatagagaggcagataagaAATTTTGTATATCgtgtttcccggtaggccctctgactgCTTTGCAACTCTGCTAAATTATCAGCAGCTCGGAAAAGCAAAtagtcacaactcacctcggtctcccctacctacaccgtttttaatagtaaatactTTGTTATAGAGTAAAAACTTGTTTAAGTATTCATTTAATAATCTTTAGTGAGGTGTCATTATTTAGGATGTTGGGTTGGAATAGAAAATGGCTTTAAGCCGGCAGTCCTCGACCAGTTCGCGAGAAAGTTTGCGAATTCGATATCAACTGAAACTCGTTTTGTACATGCCTAACTTATGCTAactacaagtaggtacttacatacatacaatttatATCAGTAGGCAGAGTCAACAACCGTCGATTTTCATAGctcattattgcagaggccggaaAAACTCGTATCGCAAAATCTGAAAATATCTCATAAATGGCAATAATGTTCGCTATAAGTATAGCCTAACCTATAGTTTTTATTGGAAGTCTTTATTATGATTCA contains:
- the LOC134664803 gene encoding uncharacterized protein LOC134664803 isoform X1, which codes for MVLPSFEPEIPEYCQNHSICEEVPNYPHEYIEHLLQNNATVRNALFLMMGGLGDARGCMANKDPIKVEVCQSKMKFVEAKAGRDVSGRWHFLVGAQPLCEELCVNRDGPCAYPDKRDSPLSVPVGYKATCKQNVIQTPRAGLDKNGGLIVIPLPVYAGCCCYVTHNDSLIKSFRN
- the LOC134664803 gene encoding uncharacterized protein LOC134664803 isoform X2, yielding MVLPSFEPEIPEYCQNHSICEEVPNYPHEYIEHLLQNNATVRNALFLMMGGLGDARGCMANKDPIKVEVCQSKMKFVEAKAGRDVSGRWHFLVGAQPLCEELCVMPDSPCARPLNKNSPIEVNQGYRATCKQNLIDKPKVALDKNGAIIVLQLPIKGGCCCHVTQKSPVSYLYS